In Bradyrhizobium sp. 200, the sequence CGAAGCCGAAGAAGGCGGCGTGACCGATCGAGATCTGGCCGGTGAAGCCGACGACGATGTTCAAACCAAGGGCGGCGATGCCGAAGATGCCGATCTGGATCAGGAGGCTGAGGACGTATTCGTTGACGACATGCGGCGCAAAGCAGATCAGGGCGATGCCCGCGATCATGGCGTTGCGGCTGGTCGTGGTCGGAAACACGGTGGTATCCGCCGCATAGCTGGTGCGGAAGTCGCCGGCGGGAATGAGGGTCTGGCCTGCCATGGGCTCTACCGTCCGTGCCGATTGATATGAGTCACTGGCACGCCTCTTTTTGTTTGGGCATGATCGTTACCGAAAACCGGTTTCCACTTTTCGGCGATCATGCCTACACCCGCTCGATGTCTTTGGTGCCGAACAGGCCGTATGGCTTGATCATCAGGATGATGATGAGCGCATAGAACGGCGCGATCTCGTAGAGATTGCCCCAGTGCAGATATTCGCTGTCGAGAAAGTGCGCGATGTTTTCCAGAAGGCCGATGATGATGCCGCCCAGCACCGCGCCGCCGACGCTGTCGAGACCGCCGAGGATCGCCGCCGGAAACACTTTTACGCCATAGGCGGACAAGCCGGCCGAGACTCCGTTGACGACGGCCACCACCACGCCCGCGACGGCGGAGACGGTCGCCGAGATCGCCCAGGCCATCGCGAATACGCTTTTGACGGATATGCCGAGCGATTGCGCCACCTGCTGGTTGAAGGCGGTGGCGCGCATGGCGAGACCATATTTGGAGAGGCGGAAGAACCACGCCATTCCCACCATCATCGCCACCGAGACCGCAAGACTCATCAGATAGACGGTCTGCACCTGCAGTCCGAGAATGTTGACGTTTTGGGTCTGGAAGATACGCGGGAACGGCTGCAAATTGACGCCGAAGATCCACTTCATCAGCGCCGAAAATACCGTCGACAACGCGATCGTCACCATGATCACGGAAATGATCGGCTCGCCGATCATCGGGCGCAGGATCACGATCTGGATGGCGATGCCGAACAGGAACATGAAGACCAGCGTGATCGGCATGCCCAGATAGAACGGCACCTGATACTTGGTGAGCAGCCACCAGCATACCCATGCGCCGACCAGCAGCAGTTCGCCCTGCGCGAAGTTCACCACCTGCGTCGCCTTGTAGATCAGCACGAACGACATCGCGACCACGCCATAGAGCGTGCCGACCACGAGGCCGTTGACGAGGAGCTGGATCAGGAGCTGGGTGTTCATGCTGCCCTCGTTCCCTCTCCCCTTGTGGGAGAGGGTGGCTTCGCGAAGCGAAGACGGGTGAGGGGTTCTCTCCGCATTCGCAACTGTGGAGAGAGACCCCTCACCGAAGTGAGTGTGTTTTGAACGGCGGTGCGGCCCTCTCCCACAAGGGGAGAGGGCGCATCAACTTGCACCGCGATGGATCTTGCCATCAGCATCATTCCGCGGCCTCCGCCATCGGCGCGTGTCCACCGAGATCGACCACCCGGAGGGTGGTGCGGATGCGTTGGGTGGTGCCGTCCTGGAAGCGGATCACGGTGTCGACGGGAATGTCGCTCTTGCCGCCATAGATCGCGTCGATGATGTCTGCATATTTCTCGTTGATGACGCTGCGGCGGACCTTTCGGGTGCGGGTCAGCTCGCCGTCGTCGGCGTCGAGTTCCTTGTAGAGCAGGAGGAAGCGGGAAATGCGCTGCGCCGGCGGCAGCGTGGCGTTGACGCCTTCGACCTCCTTGCGGAGCAGCGCGTAGACCTCAGGCCGCGAGGAGAGGTCGGTGTAGGTGGTGAAAGAGATGCGATTCTTCTCCGCCCATTTCGAGATGATCGAGTAGCGGATGCAGATCATCGCCGCCAGCGTGTCGCGGCCGGCACCGAGCACGACCGTCTCGGCGATATAGGGCGAGAACTTCAGCTTGTTTTCCAGATATTGCGGCGAGAAGCGCTCGCCGCGCGAGGTCTCGGCGAGATCCTTGATGCGGTCGATGACGACGAGTTGCCTGTCGGCATTGAAATAGCCCGCGTCGCCGGAATGCATCCAGCCATCCTTCATGTCGGCGGCCGAGGCTTCCGGATTCTTGTAGTAGCCGAGATACATGTTGGGATGACGCACCACGATTTCGCCGATGCCGTTGACATCGGGGTTGTCGACGCGGATCTCGATGTCGCCGGCCATCGGCACGCCGGTCGTATCCGGATCGACCTTGTCGGAAGGATGCAGCGTGTAGGCCCCTAACAGCTCGGTCTGGCCGTAGAGCGTTCGC encodes:
- a CDS encoding branched-chain amino acid ABC transporter permease; this translates as MNTQLLIQLLVNGLVVGTLYGVVAMSFVLIYKATQVVNFAQGELLLVGAWVCWWLLTKYQVPFYLGMPITLVFMFLFGIAIQIVILRPMIGEPIISVIMVTIALSTVFSALMKWIFGVNLQPFPRIFQTQNVNILGLQVQTVYLMSLAVSVAMMVGMAWFFRLSKYGLAMRATAFNQQVAQSLGISVKSVFAMAWAISATVSAVAGVVVAVVNGVSAGLSAYGVKVFPAAILGGLDSVGGAVLGGIIIGLLENIAHFLDSEYLHWGNLYEIAPFYALIIILMIKPYGLFGTKDIERV